The Streptomyces sp. NBC_00459 DNA segment AGCTCGGCATCGCCCAGCAGCACGGTGATCCGGTCGGCGGCCTCCTCCACGGAGGTGCCGCGCACCACCCAGCCGGTCTCGCCGTCCAGGACGGCGTCCGGCGCGCCCCCGGAGTCACCGGCGACCACCGGCAGCCCCGTCGCGGACGCCTCCAGGTACACGATCCCGAGCCCCTCGACGTCCAGGCCGCCCCGGCGCGTCCGGCACGGCATCGCGAAGACGTCACCGGCGCCGTAGTGGGCGGGCAGCTCGGCCCAGGGCACCGGCCCGGTGAAGCGGACCGAGTCGGCGACGCCGGTCTCGTGCGCGAGCTTGCGCAGCTCGCGCGCGTAGGGCCCGCCGCCGACGATCAGCAGGACCGTCTCCGGCTCGACCGCCAGGATGCGGGGCATCGCCAGGATCAGCGTGTCCTGCCCCTTGCGCGGGACCAGCCGCGAGACACACACCACCACGGGCCGGTCGGTGAGCCCGAGCCGGGCGCGGACCGCCGCGCCCCCCGACTCCGGGTGGAAGGTCTTCTCGTCGACCCCGGGCGGCAGTTGGGCCATCCGCCGGGCCGCCCCCGGACTCAGCGCGGCGGCGATCCGCGACCGCGTGTACTCGCCCAGGTAGGTGATCGTGTCCGTCGACTCGCCGATCCTGCGCAGCAGTTGACGCGCCGCCGGCAGCTGCGCCCACCCGGCCTCGTGCCCGTGGGTCGTCGCCACCAGCCGCTCGGCGCCCGCCTTCCGCAGGGCCGGCGCCATCAGCCCGAGCGGCGCCGCCGCCCCGAACCACACCGACGTGCACCCGTGTTCACGCAGGAGCCCGACGGCCCGCCCGGTGACCGCCGGCGTCGGCAGCAGCATCGTCGTCCGGTCCCGTACGACGGTGAAGGGCTGCTCGGCGTCGAAGTCGGCCGTGGCCCGGGCACCCTCGGGACCCCGCTTCCAGGTGGAGGCGTAGACGACGACCCGGTCGGGGTCGAGCCGCAGCGCCATGTTGTGCAGGAAGGCCTGGATACCCCCCGGACGGGGCGGGAAGTCGTTCGTCACGATCAGGGTCTTGTGCACGCCGCCGACCCTACCGAACCCCTTCCCACACCCTCCCAGAACCCTCACAGGTGTCCGGCCCCGTTTGCTGGCATTCGCACAGCCGAGCGGGAGACCATGGCCGCGCATCGGCTGACGCGCAAGGAATCAGCCACCAGAAGTCGGCCACGAGGAACGGACAGGGAGTCACGTGGACATCGCGGGCGGAGGGCGGCTGCGGCTCCCCGTGGCACTGCTGGGCACCTGGGGGCTGACCCGGCTGCTCCTGCTGCTGTTCGTGTTCAAGGTGTTCGTCTTCCCGGGCCCGGACGTCACGAGCGACGTGTCGGTGACCTACCACGGCTGGTACGAGGTGCTGCGCGACGGCACCTTCCCGCTGGCCGACGTCACCTGGCAGTACCCGCCCGCCGCCGCCCTCGCGATCCTCTCCCCCGCCGCCCTGCCCTTCCTGGGCTACGCGACGGCCTTCTTCGTCCTGGCCTTCCTCGCCGACCTGGCCGTCCTGTTCCTCCTCCTGTACACGGGCGTGCGGCCCGGCCGGACGCTGCGGGGCGCCTGGGTGTGGGTGGTGGGCGTGCCACTGCTGGGCCCGACCGTGTACGCCCGGTACGACGTGATGGTGACCGCCGTGGCGGTGGCCGCCCTGCTCGCCGGGGCCCGGCATCCGCGCCTGATGGGCGCCCTGGCGGGCTTCGGGGCACTGCTGAAGGTCTGGCCCGCCCTGCTGCTGGTGGGGGCCGTACGGCGGCGTGCGTGGGCCTCGGCGGCCGTCACCGTGGCCGCGCTGACGTCGCTGTTCGCGGTGTCCATGCCCGGCGCCTTCGCCTTCCTGACCTTCCAGGGCGACCGGGGCACCGAGGTGGAGTCGCTGGGCGCCCTCGTCCTCCATGTCGGCCGGCACTTCGGCTGGGAGGGCCGGGTGGCGCTGAACTACGGCTCCATCGAGTTCCTGGGCCCGTTCGTGCGGACGGTGAGCACGGTGGCACTGCTACTGACTGTGGCCGCCTTCGGCTGGCTGCTGCTGTGGCGGCTGCGCGCCACCCGCTTCCTGCCGCACACCCTCGCCGACGCGGCCTTCGTGGCGGTGCTGCTGTTCACGGTGACCAGCCGGGTGATCAGCCCGCAGTACATGGTGTGGCTGGTCGGCCTCGCCGCCGTCTGCCTCAGCTTCCGGGCCGGCCGGATGACCCTGCCCGCCTCCCTGGTCGTCGTCGCCTGCCTGGTGACCGTCCTGGAGTTCCCGATCGGCTTCGGCCACGTGGTCGCCAGTGACGCGTACGGCATGGCCCTCCTGTTCACCCGCAACGGCCTTCTGGTCGTCGCGGCCCTCACGGCGGCCCTGGAGCTGTGGCGCACGACGGCCCCGCCCCGGGCCCAGCTCCCGCCGCTGCCCGATCAGGCCACCCGCGCCAAACAGACTCAGCCGAGCTGATCGCGGAGATACTCCCGCCACAGCGCCGTGAACTCCGCGGGCGTCGTCCCCAGCACCTTCCCCAGGGCCCCCTCGACGGCCCCCGCCCGCTCCCCGTGCGCCCCCACGGCCCGGTAGAACTCGTCGAGCCGCACCTCGCCCCACCGGTCGGCGACCATCCGGCACGCCAGCCAGCCGCCCTCGTACGCCTGGGCCAGCTTCGCCGCGTCCCCGCCGAAGCCGAAGTCCTTGTCCTCGGGAAGCGCGGTCGGCACCTCACCCGCGGCCACGGCCCGGGCCAGTTCGGGCGCCGCCTGGACCGCCGTACGGCCGGTTGACCGGTAGCCGACCCAGTCCGCGTACCCCTCGGAGAGCCAGAGGGGCGTGGCCGCCGTGGTCGCGGTACGGGTCGCCACATGTGTGGTCTCGTGGGTGAGCACGACCTGCTTGCCGAAGTCGCCGAGCACGCCGTACGCCTCGGGGTTGACGATGATCCGGTCCGCGGGCGCCTTCGCCGACCCTCCGACCTCCCCGGTCGTGACGGCCGCGATCCCCCGGTACGCGGAGGCCGGCGACCCGAGCAGCCCCGCCATCCCGTCCAGCGACTTCGGTACGAGGACCACGACCCGCTTCGTCCACGACCCGCCCCACGCGTCCGTCACGGCGGGCACTGCCCGGTCGGCGAGGCCCGCGTACCGGCGCAGGGACTCCGGTGACTGCCCGACCCCCAGGACGACACTGTGCGTCCCGCGTACGGCCTGCACGGTCCCCTGGTCCCACAGCTGCTGGCCCGTCTTCCGCGCGGGCTCGTCCTTGTCGACGTACCACCGGCCGTCGTCCCGCCCGGTGAGGCTCAGCCTGCGCCCGGCCTTCACGGGTGCCTTGTCGATGCCGTCGACGCGGTAGCTCAGCTCCACGTCGGCGGTGGCCTCGTCGCCGTCGGTGCCGTGCAGGGCGATCAGGCGGTACGACCAGGCCGCCAGCGGGAGCGCGCGCAGCCGCGTGAACTCCGCCGGCGCACCGGTCCGCGCGTACGCCGGTGCGTCGCCGGCGAGGACGGCCGCGGCCCGCCGGTCCAGCAGCCGCTGTACGTCGACGGAGGCGGTGTCGGTCGCCGACCGGCCGCCGCCGCACGCGACGAGGGAGACGAGCGCGCCGAGCAGCAGCCAGAGCGCCACGCCCCGGACCCGCCACCCACCCCACGCACGCCGTCGACCAGCCACGCCGACGATCGTACGGGCCGATTGTCAGGAAAGGGGACGCACCGGACGTTCAGACCCTGGTGACCGACGAGACGGGCATCATGCCCACCGGGTCGTAGCGCACCGGCGCGCCCGGGTAGGGGGCGTGGATCACCTGGCCGTTGCCCACGTACATCCCGACATGGCTGGCATCGGACCGGTAGGTGACCAGGTCGCCGGGCTGGGCCTGGGAGAGCGGGACCTGCTGCCCGGCGTACCGCTGGGCCTGCGAGGTGCGCGGCAGGGAGACCCCGGCCTTCGCGTACGACCACTGCATCAGGCCCGAACAGTCGAAGCCGGAGGGGCCGTTGGAGCCCCAGACGTACGGACTGCCGAGCGCCGCCCGGGCCGCGGCGACGGCCGCTGCCGCACGGGCGCTCGGCGCGGCGGCGTTGCCGGGGTCGGGCAGGTCGGCGCGGTCGGACCG contains these protein-coding regions:
- a CDS encoding glycosyltransferase family 4 protein; the encoded protein is MHKTLIVTNDFPPRPGGIQAFLHNMALRLDPDRVVVYASTWKRGPEGARATADFDAEQPFTVVRDRTTMLLPTPAVTGRAVGLLREHGCTSVWFGAAAPLGLMAPALRKAGAERLVATTHGHEAGWAQLPAARQLLRRIGESTDTITYLGEYTRSRIAAALSPGAARRMAQLPPGVDEKTFHPESGGAAVRARLGLTDRPVVVCVSRLVPRKGQDTLILAMPRILAVEPETVLLIVGGGPYARELRKLAHETGVADSVRFTGPVPWAELPAHYGAGDVFAMPCRTRRGGLDVEGLGIVYLEASATGLPVVAGDSGGAPDAVLDGETGWVVRGTSVEEAADRITVLLGDAELRARMGERGRAWVEEKWRWDLLAEKLKTLL
- a CDS encoding glycosyltransferase family 87 protein, with product MDIAGGGRLRLPVALLGTWGLTRLLLLLFVFKVFVFPGPDVTSDVSVTYHGWYEVLRDGTFPLADVTWQYPPAAALAILSPAALPFLGYATAFFVLAFLADLAVLFLLLYTGVRPGRTLRGAWVWVVGVPLLGPTVYARYDVMVTAVAVAALLAGARHPRLMGALAGFGALLKVWPALLLVGAVRRRAWASAAVTVAALTSLFAVSMPGAFAFLTFQGDRGTEVESLGALVLHVGRHFGWEGRVALNYGSIEFLGPFVRTVSTVALLLTVAAFGWLLLWRLRATRFLPHTLADAAFVAVLLFTVTSRVISPQYMVWLVGLAAVCLSFRAGRMTLPASLVVVACLVTVLEFPIGFGHVVASDAYGMALLFTRNGLLVVAALTAALELWRTTAPPRAQLPPLPDQATRAKQTQPS